From Magnolia sinica isolate HGM2019 chromosome 13, MsV1, whole genome shotgun sequence, one genomic window encodes:
- the LOC131224153 gene encoding EG45-like domain containing protein, with amino-acid sequence MTMPMRMVLATLVLGWLWVYAVVIMGDFGTATSYDPPYLPTRCRGYNREQFPENGLFAAASQAVWDNGAACGRKYQIQCLSSLRHPCKDGTIEVEIVDLCRNNPCPAMLVLSNIAFEAISRTPNTKVGINFAQ; translated from the exons ATGACAATGCCAATGAGGATGGTGTTAGCAACTCTGGTTTTGGGATGGTTGTGGGTCTATGCCGTTGTCATCATGGGAGAttttggaactgcaacatcctacGACCCTCCGTACCTCC CCACAAGATGCCGGGGCTACAACAGAGAACAGTTTCCAGAGAATGGTTTGTTTGCCGCGGCGAGCCAAGCGGTGTGGGACAATGGTGCGGCATGTGGTCGGAAGTACCAAATCCAGTGCTTGAGCAGCCTCAGACACCCATGCAAAGACGGCACTATAGAAGTAGAGATTGTTGATTTGTGTCGAAACAATCCATGCCCGGCTATGCTGGTCTTATCTAACATTGCCTTTGAGGCCATTTCGAGGACCCCCAACACCAAAGTTGGCATCAATTTTGCTCAGTAA